The genomic region TTAGAGTATTTTCTGAGTGTTTCATGGCATGGTGAACAAAACAGGGAGCTGACTTCACCAAACCAAAAATGTGGCTTCTGGCAGTGCTGCCTGTTTTGCCTGACTGCCCAAGCAGACATTCCTCCTCTGCAGAAAACACCAAGCAGAGGTAGGGTACTTCATACTTAGTGAGGAGTAGAGTGTGCTCATGAGCAGACAGTACAGAATAGCACCAGTTATGGACCTGTACCTTTGTTTATCTTGCAGCAACTCACCTGTTTTACTGTACTTTATTGGGTTCTCTGCAAATTTCATTCAGGGCATGAGATGATAAAGTCCTGCAACAATCCAGCGTCACTTCTGTTGTATCTCTGGTGTCATGAACGTGCTCAAGCACCAGCCTTTCATGAATTTATCAGGCTAAACAACACCTCATGTTTGGAAGTAAGAACCAAGTATTTTCAGCACATTCCTCCTTTGCATGTAGAGATATAAAATGACTCCCTGCCCCCTTTTCTTTTAGGTCACCCTGAATAAAAGATTTCTCCACTCTCATTCATTTGAACAGACATCCCCTTCCAcaacatattaaaaaatgaattccTATTCTTGTATCCAGAGGAGCAAAGGCAGCACATACTCATTGTTTCTGCCTGCCTGTGTCACTGCACTAtccttgttttctctctggCTCCCTGATACTGCTGGAGGGGAGAAATATAGAGAACGGGGAAACTCATCTCAAAGCAAATGCTTGGATCAATAGAGTTTTGTTGGGACTAGATTTTGGTATgactatattttattttactttaaagtttctaaaacaaactaaaaccaCTCCTTCCCCCCTAAACACTCCCCCCTACCTCCAACCAACCAAGCAACCAACCGAgcaaccaacaaaaaaacccctttagaATCCAGGGTGATTGAAAGAGTGCTAATACTAGTAAGATGAAGAAGTGATATGCAACAAGctgttgtttcttttctacAGTGAAGTGTTGTTTTCTTCACAACAGGATGATTAATACACTCAGGCAGGAATATTAATTTGTTCAGTTGTTGCAACATTCTTGCCACTGCTGTGCTATTGAGGCCCCAGAATCTCAGCCCAGAGGACCCCCAGCTCTTCAGTTTTTCATCTGGCATGTTTTGTGTGTCAGTCTCAAAGCACATGTTGCAAAGATAGAACATCTATCCTTGCAAAATACAGCTCAGTACACTTTGCATTTTACAAATGGGGAAATCAAGGCAGACAGAAGTGATGTGTCAGTCACCCACTTGCTCCCCTGAAGATCACGTACTAAATCCTTGACATAAGCTGTCAATGTCTGCTCAGTTCTGTATTGCTCTGCTTACTGTGCCATTCTTTCAGAGCAATACTCCAGTCCCAGTACCCCAATtctattcattaaaaaattctGGAGTGTTTGGAATTGTCAAACAGCAGCACAGATCTCTTTCTGTTCTCATAGAGCTGCCTTTGACTTACCCACCAGAAAGACAGTAACAACATACTGTTTTCTGTTCCTGATCCACCTACTTATCTCTCAGCCTTCCTCTTAGTGCTGCCTACCCACCAGTCATGGACAATCAAAGAGCAGTTTCTTTCTGTGATTATGAATTTCCTAGCCTTTCAGAGCAAATCAGATACATTCCCAATACTGCATATGCAAATAAAATAGGAAACTGATAATCCACGATGAATGCATTTGATGCCAAAAGACAGCTTGAACCTGTTGATGGAAAGCAATTCCCATCTAACAGCTGTTCATTGGCCCCTGTGAAATGCATTGGTGGTCTCAGCCCTATCCCACAAGTGAGCAGATCATAAATAGGATCCACATACAGAGCTTTGTTAGAAAAGCTAAAGATAGATTGAGCAACATGGGCACTAATCTCCTTTATCATCCCAGGAGATGACAAACCAGGGAGTAATAGTGAACAAATATCTTGCTAGGATGAGTTTCTCCTAGTGTGGTGGCTGTTCTCTGGGTAACTAGTCTTCAGTCTTTTTGCCTTGAATAGGACCACTAATGTAAAGAGACTTTTAGGTGTTTTTTGTGTTGTTAGTCTGTTCCTAATAGATACTGAGCCACAGCTTTTGGGTTTATCTTATCCTTTCTTATAGCTCCAATCCTTGCTTAAAGCCTTACAGCACAGAAAAGCCATTGAACTGAGGAATAATGGGAGTTTTGCTGGTGGTTGGTATTTAAAGTTAATAAAACCTGGACCTGGAGCCTACTGTCCTTCACTATGGTGCTAGCATGGAGAGAGGCAGATTGTTTGCTAGCACAGGGAATATTTACCATGCTGAATATGGATGGCATGTTTTGTCTTTGTAAATACCAGCTACATGAGCACAGAAGAAACTGTTCTGCTACCCCATCTGAAAATGCTGAGGATAAGCCTTGTGCCCTATGGTCTGTTCCCCCAGACAGCTTGAAGTACATTCTGCTGGGTAACATCTGCTTTCTCTTTACCTCGGGGAACAAATACATGTAAATACATAAGATTGTTCTTAATACTTCCATTCAATCTAGAAGTGTTGAAAACCTCCACCAGGCACCTCACATTGTATGGAAGATTGCCCATTACTGCTCAAAATAACACTTATTTCATGTGTAGGAGGAGAAGGGAATCTGTTTATTCCAAAAATCAATGTTTCTACATTCATTAAACATTCCActtattcactttttttccccccattctATCCTTATTTTTATCCTCACTACAAATACATTTGATTCTTAATTTCCATTCCTGTTTCCACTTTTTACCTGATTGGAGTTTGACAGGTCTGGAGTATGTGGATGAGCCCTAATTTTCAACCTGGGATCTAAAACAGGGTGGCTGAGCACAGAAACCTACCTGGCACATTAAATTGATCAGACAATGTATACTTCAAACAGAGTCAAGTGGGAATATTtccttgagctgctctgctcctcaggATATTTGAAATCAGTATTGAATTTGAACTTTCACAAGCTTTTTCACTTTGATGAAAGGAGACAGTAGAAGTTGCCTTCTGCTTCATGCAGAATAGCCCAAGCTAAGTAAGACTAATTTTGCATGACATGAGAACCAGGTGGGACTGTGGTGATGaagtttaaaagtaaaaatgataacaaaaaaaataatctgtctgGAAGGGAACTCAGAAGGCAATGTAGCTCATTATTCTGCCTCAAGTAAGAATAATGCTGtggttaaaatatttctgtaatccTTAGGAATCACAGGTTTTATTCTTCACTGCAGAACAAGAACTGTATTGTCTTAGGCAAGCTGGTTGGGCTCTTTTCAAAGATATATAATGAAGTCCAGTTCTGACTGATTTTTAGTGAGCATTAGATTCTTAGATACCATTGTAGCTCTTTCCCAAATCTTTCTTTCAGTCTAGAGACTGCAGAGTAGTGATAAAAGCAGGCCTGCCCTTTTGTTTAAGATGACTATCTTGAGTATTAAAATTATATGGGCTAGTGAGGCAATGTAGTGTGGTGCCACAGGTTGGTGCAATAACATAGACTGTCCTCCAGGTGTAAAGGGTGTTCATAGGAAGAATCTGTTCAGTCAGTGCTGGTCCAGACAGAGCAGACTCCTGAGCATTTCGATGTGAGTAGGAAATGACATGATTTCCCTTTATGATCCTAAACTGAGTCTTCATGTAGGGCCTCATTTTGAATCTGCCTGCATGTGCCTgcatgggaactgagaagaaatacCTCTGGTCACTTGCCTGAATTGCTTGTATTTGTTGAGAACAGCAGGTTGGGAATGTTGCCTTACATCTATATGCCTACATAAGACTGTAACTCTACATCACTTCTGCTGTAGTACAGAGCTCTGACATGCCCATGCAGAAGGGGCATGGGCATCCTTTATCAAATGGTCTGGCATAGGTGACTCTACTCAAGGAACAGGTAGTTTTTTTGGGGAAACAAGCAGTGGACCACCTGTGATATTCAGAGTCACACTTTAGGTCCTTTGCATTTTCAAGGCAGCACCATTGCAAACCCTCCTTGTTCATCTGAACTGCAGGTTCCAGGCCAGAGCAAGGGAACAGCAAAAAGCTTCAGTGACAGATTCTGTTATTAAAGCAGGCCTGTGTGTATATCTGTCTATCCATCTATCTATGATTTAATTAAAGATCTTGTCATAACAAAACACAATCCTCTTGCATTACTTGACTGtacatattttctcttcttttaaagaTGGAATTTGTTTTCATGGGTGCTTAACAGATAAAGTAGTATATATTTGATCTATTTGTATTCCAGGCtccaaaaaaggcaaagaagaaGATAGAAGGTGGTTCCAATGTATTTTCTATGTTTGAACAAACCCAAATCCAAGAGTTCAAGGAGGTTGGTCACTATTCTGCTGTTCTCTATAGTATCCTATCATTGTTAATGAATAACATAGGTTTTCTTTGTAATCCTTATTCAATTCTCCATCTGCTTTAATAGAACACACAGTTGTTTTTCTGAATCATCTCTGTGGTTTTGGCTGGTGTGTTATTTTCCTTGTGAGtttgtttgttctttccttctttctctctttctttcattctttcttccctgctctcagcctctccctcagtctcctgtttcAAGCTCTTGACTTATTTGAGAAGCTCCCAAGCCCCCACcccaaaataaaggaaaatgatCATCTCATCCACTTTAGCCCTGACTCAGAAAAATATGTGAGAACATGTTTAAAGTTAAGTGATATTTAAAATAAGAGTAGTCTCACATGATCAAGTATTACCCTGAATAGAGATGTTTTATTAAACAAGGGCCTTAATTAGTGAACTGTTCCACAGCAGCAATAGGAAATATTCTTCTGTGCCCTTCTAATACTGTCCACAAACTAGAAACAAAAATACCAAGAAGCCTACTTTTTCCATAAATgttaataaaccaaaacaacatgTTAAGATTAGCCAAGTAAGCATCTTTTAGCTCCCAAAGAATTTggtattaccaaaaaaaaatctaatgggCTGGCATACAAGAAGAATAGTTTAGAATGCTGTATTTGATCCACTCTAAATAGGATAACACTAGGAGCATTTCTGGGAGGATAGTGGCAGAATAATGGCAAATGCATTGAGGCAGTGGAGTGGTCCAGAGAAAACCAAGACCATGTTGTGTCTAAAAACTGGATACCTGGGACAAGTACTTCTGAAAAGCTGGTTCTGATCAGTTCAAACAGCTCATCAGAAAGATATTTCAGCACTGCTGTTACTATATTAAGTTCACCCATTACAATATATTCCTAATGCACTTCCCATCTCTGTGAGCTTGCTGGCCTCTGCTTTGCTCTTcataatttcttctgttttgcttccaAATTGTGAGGATCACCATTTAAAGTAAGCACCCCTCCAACAGGAAGGTAAGCAACTCTATAAAGAGTTGGGCTTCATTTTTTATAAGGTGATGGTTTGACAAGTAAGTGAAGGGTTATGAACATGCATACTGCAAGTAATCACATGGGCAGACTGGAATGTGAGCAGTGGGGCTTTGTAAGAAACTGGAGGTAAAGCTACATGAAGATATGCTGCTATAATACAGTCATGGGTGCACCTTGTAGAGCAGAAGACTTTAAAACTCTGCAAGTTATCATAGATGCAATGGACTAGCTGTATTCTCAGGAGAACGTTGTCTTTCATAGTAATACTGAAGTAAGACTAATTCCTGGTCACTGTAAAGATACCCTGCCATATTGATGTGCATGTCAGACAGATAACCAGCTTCAAAGACATGCCTGATCCTACTAATATTCCATATAGTATGACCAGGGCAATTTCAGGTCATTAAACTCCTTCAAAATCAATGAAACATTGGAAGTGTGATGGCAGCAAATAGACAGACATGCAAATAGGtaaatagatagatagatagatagatagatccATGTAAGCAGACAGATAGACAGTCAGTCAGTTAAGTAACTTCATAAATAATGGTTAGAGTACAaattttgtgttggtttttatTTCCACTCTAAAGTTAAGTTTTGCCAGATGGAAAGCATTTAAGATCAGCACATCAGGGTCAGTCAGAGCACAGAGTACAGACTGAAGGGTCTAATTTATTGGAAAGGGAAACAAACTTGGAATAAATACTACAAAACCTACATTTCTCTATACCTCTGAAAATCCAGCTCTGTATGATGGATCATTTTAAGGCTCAGAAGAAATTGACTTTAGCTTGATAGCAGAGAGTGAGCTACAGTGTTGCACAAAGGAACAAGGTATGGGAAAGGAACAAAACACACAGAGTAATTCCTAACTAAATGCTCCCTAACTAAAGCCTCCCTAATTCAAACTTTTATGGTTTAAGGCCTGAATGGCTGGAGCTGCCAGCATTGGCTTCAGCCCAACTACACACTGCACTGAGCATTAATTTAGTAAGAAGAAGTTTGGGTGGGTTTAATTAAGCCCCTTGCCAAGATACAATAATGTGTTGAAAGTGAGGAAGGTGCAATGATGTGGATGAACCAAAGGAAGTCTACATCATGAATATCATACCCCCCTGGACTGGTATGAGTGGTTGTAGCCCTGCCCAGTGAAACATGGCAATGGCAAtaaatgttcctttttcttccaaCAGGCTTTTACCATCATGGATCAGAACAGGGATGGCTTTATCGACAAGGCAGACTTGAGAGACACATTTGCTGCACTAGGTAAACTGGGGGTAATAATGAAATGCTTACATGCAGTTTAAATTTCAAGCACATAAGAGAAGTTTGGTTTAGATTTAGAGTGGGGGAAGTAATGAGACAGATAGGAGGCAAAAGGAAACCTGCTCAGTTTGATCTTCCTCCTTTCTGATAGTTGCTATCTTACTACGTGGCTCCAGCTGGAAAGTCTCCTGAGCAGCCTCTTTCAGAAGTGAAATGAAGGTCCCTCTGGGACTCACTGGCAGCTGCAACAGAGCTGTGCAGCTGGCAACTCTCCAAAGGCACTGATCCCTCTCCTGAAACTATTTCATAAAAGCCCACCCAAGCAGGGGTCCATGCCAGGCATTTCTGATTTGCCTCTGAATCCAGGCTTCACAGGCTGCACCTTTTCCATCTAGGAGCCGTGCAATATGTACCAATTAACGTTGTTGTCATGGACTAGCTGCCCCTCTGCCCACACAAAAGTAGGAGGACTTCATGTGAGGTTCTGTGCTGTTGTGCATTTGTGTGGAGTGGAATGTGCATGTCATGAGATTGTCCATTCCATCTGCATCACAATCCTGATAATATCAAGTGGATTAAAGCAAATCTTCCccaggaaaggaaaaacctAAATGCTCATGATCCCAAACCTGGAGTTGTATCCTTGTTGCAACATTTGAGGCTTGAACAGTGATGTAGGCATTTGGGCTTTTGCCATCTGGATCTTATTAAAAAGAGTTTGATAAGAATCTTTAGTGCTCCCTGGGGTGGAATCAGACGCCAGCAGAGTCGGTGCAAAGAGCAGAAGCTCCTGAACTCTTTATTGTGACAATGAGGTTTGCAAACTTTGGCCTGCAGCTACTGTTAccctgaaatatttatttcttaaggCCAAGTTCTGGTCCTGTTCCTGTTCATTGAAGCCCTTTCAATGCCTGTAAAGTACAGGCACAGCAACTTACCACTCAATTTGAGTAGGGTTGCCAGGTTCTAAACTCTCATCTATAGGACTACACAAGGATGGGGAAGGGATACTACCAGTGAACCCATCCATCTGCCCTCTACTCCAAAAGGCACCTCGATACACAGGAGGCCAAAGACCAAGGCCTTGGATTCACTTCAGTCACTTTGAACTCTACTATATTAATATCAGTGGGGCTGATTTTTCACCTGAggtaaaaaaacctccaaagactaggaaaaaataaatacagtttgTTTGGAAGTGCCCTTTCTTTTGTCCACTGCTGGCCACATCATATTATTTATCCTTGCTCCTTCAGTCACTCTTTGATCTCAGAGCCAGCTCTGCCAATTTGTTTTACGCTAGGGTATTCTGGACTTGTGTTCTACCATGTTATTAGTAAAGTTACACAGAGCCTTGAGCTCCCCAGTGGGAGGAGATGAATGGGAATCATTTTTTGAAACACAATTTGTGATTTATTATGAAAAATGATCTCTGCTGCAGGTCGTCTGAATGTCAAGAATGAAGAGCTTGAAGACATGGTGAAGGAGGCGCCAGGTCCTATTAACTTCACTGTCTTCCTTACTATGTTTGGGGAAAAGCTGAAAGGTAAGTACCTTTGGGGGGTTGGAAAGGTATCTGTCAAAGATCCTCAGCACTGAAATATCTCAGCACCTTGCAAATTATAATAATGCATCCGCAGAGCAATGCTTAAAGGCAAGGAGTGAGCTCCACTCTTGCAGACAGAGCTGAAGTACGAAAAGGCTAAGGGATGGTTCAGAGGACAATTCAGAGGTGTGATTTCAGCTTACATAATCTGACATGAAAGTGGAAAGTTGAGGTCCAAAAAGTAATGAAATCACAGCAGCCTAGAGCACAGTGCAGATGACTTATTCATCATGAGTAGTTTCCTAGGCTGAAGTCTGTTGCTCATGATACACTGGTATCACTCCCAATGTTAGGtgattttaaagtattttctgtatTCTACAGTTAAACTTTGTGCACTCCTTTGAGTGCACCATGACCTCTGCATCATCCTTGCAGTTATAGGCATGAAGGAGCAACATGGCCTTCCCTCATTTTCTGTACTTCTGTATTCTGGCCCAGTGACCCAGCCTTGGTTTCACTTCAGGTCATTAGTGACTTTGCCAGTGGGTGAAGATTTTGCTGAATAACTCTTAATGGAGTGGATAAGTGGGAACAATTTAATCTCAGCGGATTTACAATGATAAGACAGAGGGATGTTGCTCCTCGCCACAGAATATATAGGGATTGCTGTAGGGAGTTCAGA from Colius striatus isolate bColStr4 chromosome 20, bColStr4.1.hap1, whole genome shotgun sequence harbors:
- the MYL10 gene encoding myosin regulatory light chain 10 — protein: MSTEETAPKKAKKKIEGGSNVFSMFEQTQIQEFKEAFTIMDQNRDGFIDKADLRDTFAALGRLNVKNEELEDMVKEAPGPINFTVFLTMFGEKLKGTDPEETILNAFKIFDPEGKGHIKADYIKEMLMTQADRFSQEEIKQMFAAFPPDVSGNLDYKNLCYVITHGEEKD